A region of the Cumulibacter soli genome:
AAGTCGGCCGCTACCGCGTCGGCGTGCACGAAATCGACGTGGGCGACCGCGGCGTCTCACTGCGCGAATCGAATGACTACCCGAACCCGCCGGCCACGCCGGCGATCCGACCGGGGCGACGCTTTCGGGGTATTGCTCGGATCCGAACTGCCGCTCTCACCCCGATCGTCGCGTTTGCCGTGGGGTTCGGCGCTGCTGGATACGCAGTGCACGAGTACTTACCGGACACCAGTGGGATATCGACTGCCCTGCTGGACGCGCTCGAAGGCTCATCGGACGACGAGGTGTCCGGAAATGCCGAAGAAGCGGTGCGCGATGCCCTTGAGGACGCCGAGGATGAATCTTCCGGCGCATCGCAGCGACTCACCTACTTGCAGGTCTACGCCGATTCCACGGTGAGTTTGAAGTACTACGAACCCGATATAGGCAAGGAGATCAGCATCTACGACGAGGGCGAACCCACCGAGGGCAGCGACATCAACAGTCAGGGGACCTTCGCCCTGAGTATTGACGACCTCCCGCCACTCAACGCGATGCGCGACGAGGCCTTCGGATACTTTGCAGACCCGTGGTACTTCGAAATTGCACCACCAGACGAAGAAACCCTGCTGCCCGACAATCACGTCGAGGGCGAACCGATCGCGATCTTTTATAACAGCGGCCCCGATTCGCGCTATAACGAGATCGAGGGCACTCTCGACGGGAACCTGGCACGGTTCTTCGATACCACCAATATCGCCGAGACGCGGTTCACGCTCAGCGATGTACTCACCGATATTGGCCTCGACCCCGATGCGCCAGCGTTCGAATCGTTCGGCGCCAGCGGCCCGATCGGCGGCGTCGGCTACGCACCCGGCATCTCCGCCCCCGGACAGGTGCTGTTCGCGACGTTCGGCCCGGGCGCCGGCGAGCTGTCGCCCGGCGAGGTAAGCGTCGCCGCGGGTCAGTTCCCACGATTCAGTGCCGACGACCACGAATGGGCGCCCGATGAGGTCGCCGCTCTGATTCCGCTGTCCTCAATGTCGCCCGCCGTGCTGTCGGCCACCTTCGACAAGCAAGCGACCGATCTGGACGCCGAAACGGCCGACCTACTTTCGTATGTCTATCGGGTAGACGCGCCAGAACTCTACAGCGACGGCGACCCCGCGCTATTGACGCTCAGCTTCACGATGCTTGCCGAGTCGGCCCAGAAGTACACCCTCAACGGCACGCCGTACGGCGGAAACTAGCCCGCTGGTAGTCAGCGAGTCCCGAGCCCGGCTACGCCGCTTCCACATCGTCCGCGCCAACGGCCGCCAACCGACTATCCTCACGTGAGTGACCTCCGCTCGCCTCGCACCGCCGCTGCGGCTGCTCGACGAGGTGTCCTGGAACGGTGTACCGATTTCCGGCGCCCGCCCGCAGGCGCTGCTCGCGGCGCTCGCCGCGGCGCGGCATGTCCTCGCACCGCAGCACATCACGAGCGCCGTCTGGGTCGATTCCCCACCTGCAAACCCCACCAAAGCGGTCCAGGTCGTCGTCTCGCGACTACGCGCCATCGACAAGACGCTGGTGGCATCCGCACCCGGCGGCTACCAACTCGGGCTCGCAGATGCCGATGTCGATGCCCGGTTGCTGACTGCGCTTGCACGACGCGCCCAACAGGAATGGCGTGATGGCGATGCCGACGGCGCGGCCCAGACCGCACGGGCGGCGATACGGATTCCGATCGTCGACGGCGGACCGCCCGCGTTAGCCGATCTGCGCGCGCACGCACGGGGTGTGCAGCTAGACGCGCGGCGGACGTTGGGGCTGGCTCTGGCCGGCCTAGGTCATTCGGCGGAGGCTGAATCGCACTTACGCGCGGTGCTCAGCGAACGCCCGGACGACGCAGAGGTGCGCGGAGCCGCGCTGCGTGCCACCGCCGAATGCAGCGGGGCCGCTGCTGCGCTCACCGAATATGAGAGCTACCGCCGCGACCTCGCCGACCGTCTGGGCATCGATCCCGATCAGGAACTGCAACGCTTGCACCGCGAGTTGCTGGCCGCTGACGCGCCCGTGCGCACCGGTATTCGCTACGACACAGATCCCCTGTTCGGTCGCGATGCGGACCTCACCCGGCTCCGGGCGGCGCTGTTCACCAGCCGTCTGGTCAACGTGCTCGGCCCGGGCGGGATCGGTAAGACCCGTATCGCTCAGGCGCTCGCTCGCGAGGCCCACCAGCCACACGTGTACGTCGCCGAACTCGTCGGGGTCAGCAGCGGCGAGGATGTCATCGCGGGGATCGGCGCCGCTCTAGGCATCCGAGCAACCGTGGCCGACCGCACCCTCACCACCGCGCAATTGTCGGATCTACGTGGGCGGATCGCCCAGAATCTGGACGACGGGCCGAGTCTGCTGGTGCTCGATAACTGCGAACACGTGATCGAGCAGATCAGTTCGTTCGTCGCATTCCTGCTCACCACGTGTGCGGAGCTGACGATTCTCGCCACGAGTCGGGCGCCGTTGCGGCTGGCCGCCGAGCAGGTCATTCCGCTGTCGCAGCTAGCGGCCACAGACGCGGCGCGACTATTTCGTACGCGAGCGCACGCGATCCGACCGGATGCAGAGCTTCGCGATGAGGTCGTCGCGCAGATAGTTGACCGGCTCGACGGGCTTCCCCTGGCCGTCGAGCTCGCGGCGGCGCGGATCCGCAGCATGACGGCAATCGAAGTACGAGATGCGTTGGCCGATAGATTTGCGGCGCTGCGTACCCGCGATCGCGCTGCGCCCGAGCGGCACCGGACGCTTTCCGCGGTGATCGGTTGGTCGTGGGCGCTACTCGATCCACACGAACAGCGGGCGCTCGCCTGGCTTTCGCTATTCCACGACGGTTTCGGCGCCGATATCGTGACCGCAGTGCTCGGTGCCGACGGGCTTGATCTGGTCGAATCCCTGATCGAGCAGTCCTTGCTCGTACACGTAGAGGTAGATGGGCGCAGCCGCTTCCGCGCTCTGGAGACGATCCGCGAGTACGCCGACCAGCAATTGAGCAACCTTCCCGAACCGAACGGACGAGCCGCAGCGATCCGAGCCCAGGACGACTGGGCACGCAAAGCGGCCTCGATCGGCGCCCAGTTGATCGTCGTCGACGATCAGGAAACCCAAGTAAGCGCCTTGGTCGCCGAGCAGAACAATCTCACCGAAGTACTACGGCGAGCTCTCACGTCACCCAATGCGGCTCTCGCCGCCCCGTTACTGGCGACCCTCGGATCGCTATGGGTTATCACCGGCGAACATCCGCGCGTGTTCGCCGTACTTGAACCCGCGGCACAAGTATTGGCCGAGTTCACCCCCGATGCGGCAGATAGGCAGGCGTATCAGGACGCGATCGCAATCGTGCTCATGCACCAGGGTTGGGTAACCCATACTCCCGACCCCGCGCTGGTG
Encoded here:
- a CDS encoding ATP-binding protein, which encodes MTSARLAPPLRLLDEVSWNGVPISGARPQALLAALAAARHVLAPQHITSAVWVDSPPANPTKAVQVVVSRLRAIDKTLVASAPGGYQLGLADADVDARLLTALARRAQQEWRDGDADGAAQTARAAIRIPIVDGGPPALADLRAHARGVQLDARRTLGLALAGLGHSAEAESHLRAVLSERPDDAEVRGAALRATAECSGAAAALTEYESYRRDLADRLGIDPDQELQRLHRELLAADAPVRTGIRYDTDPLFGRDADLTRLRAALFTSRLVNVLGPGGIGKTRIAQALAREAHQPHVYVAELVGVSSGEDVIAGIGAALGIRATVADRTLTTAQLSDLRGRIAQNLDDGPSLLVLDNCEHVIEQISSFVAFLLTTCAELTILATSRAPLRLAAEQVIPLSQLAATDAARLFRTRAHAIRPDAELRDEVVAQIVDRLDGLPLAVELAAARIRSMTAIEVRDALADRFAALRTRDRAAPERHRTLSAVIGWSWALLDPHEQRALAWLSLFHDGFGADIVTAVLGADGLDLVESLIEQSLLVHVEVDGRSRFRALETIREYADQQLSNLPEPNGRAAAIRAQDDWARKAASIGAQLIVVDDQETQVSALVAEQNNLTEVLRRALTSPNAALAAPLLATLGSLWVITGEHPRVFAVLEPAAQVLAEFTPDAADRQAYQDAIAIVLMHQGWVTHTPDPALVRALNEGESTGPWANAMRAMYSADLESTDTVLRRSADEAATPSERACFLLWAAITAENAGESERSLAHARAALTEGPLTPYLKGALLSQVAQLLLAASDPQSAAPYAAKAIPFLRRLHAHEDTRMMQVTLAAGLLAQGELDECNRILTALEKETESPQTGSRMLVQIARGEWLLAGGDILGAQQLLARATDSVLTTRIPFTAVSPWLVLSASSALAAYARWPESADPERALRYRDALLAGADVHTQSARDRPFLGMTFIGIGCWYARWGTDIEFEYALVLIALARRWGYNQGMSVMRWEHVAALVDERRPGRLSELVSEFTDIPASDLVARGSAHLNALAAITSSD